The Streptomyces sp. NBC_01353 genome contains a region encoding:
- a CDS encoding DUF6234 family protein, producing the protein MTRPSMGSDRPGNHADRGADIGAGCGLMFLELVLLVVIFGLWVVSGLSLDPANPGTTDSLWRYLPWAGGVGVLALVAAVFAAKARAMVTVISQGIMATLVAVIIVGGMAGQKHEDARNRPAPEQPDIVVGCRSGGDNSECAHTGG; encoded by the coding sequence ATGACCCGACCCTCCATGGGATCCGACCGTCCCGGCAACCACGCAGACAGGGGCGCCGACATCGGCGCAGGGTGCGGCCTGATGTTCCTTGAGCTGGTGCTGCTGGTGGTGATCTTCGGGCTGTGGGTGGTCTCGGGGTTGTCCCTCGACCCCGCAAACCCCGGCACGACCGATTCGCTGTGGCGCTACCTGCCCTGGGCCGGCGGGGTGGGCGTGCTCGCCTTGGTCGCGGCCGTGTTCGCCGCGAAGGCCAGGGCCATGGTGACCGTGATCAGCCAGGGCATCATGGCAACCCTCGTCGCCGTCATCATCGTCGGCGGGATGGCGGGCCAGAAGCATGAGGACGCACGCAACCGGCCTGCCCCCGAGCAGCCCGACATCGTCGTGGGGTGCCGCAGCGGCGGCGACAACAGTGAGTGCGCCCACACCGGTGGATGA
- a CDS encoding ABC transporter permease, whose amino-acid sequence MELRNRRRRPDRLWTWLMLPGTLWMTAFLVASLILVATLAFGTTDPLGNPQFGLDFDNIAALADPAYRTVLLRSLGYALITCVICLAVAYPVAYAIAMSGGRFKNLLIAAIVVPFFANYLVRMYGWSVVLSDDGPLLRALRAIGVADDGTRILQTGFGVVAGLVYGFVVFMIIPLYAAMERMDTSLIEAGRDLYGGPLRTFLFVTVPATRQGAAAGCVLVFLPAMGDFVSAQLMGGPDQIMIGNLIQDKFFQGQNWPLGSALTMLLMAVLFLGMLGYLRRTRKDEAEAAR is encoded by the coding sequence ATGGAACTGCGCAATCGACGGCGACGGCCGGACCGGCTGTGGACCTGGCTGATGCTCCCCGGCACCTTGTGGATGACGGCCTTTCTCGTCGCCTCCCTGATCCTGGTGGCCACCCTCGCGTTCGGCACCACCGACCCGCTCGGAAACCCGCAGTTCGGACTCGACTTCGACAACATCGCCGCGCTGGCCGACCCGGCGTACCGCACCGTCCTGCTGCGCTCCCTCGGCTACGCGCTGATCACCTGCGTCATCTGCCTGGCCGTGGCCTACCCGGTCGCGTACGCCATCGCGATGAGCGGCGGACGCTTCAAGAACCTGCTCATCGCCGCGATCGTCGTGCCGTTCTTCGCCAACTACCTGGTACGGATGTACGGCTGGTCCGTCGTCCTCTCCGACGACGGGCCGCTGCTGAGGGCCCTGCGCGCGATCGGCGTTGCCGACGACGGCACCAGGATCCTGCAGACCGGGTTCGGCGTCGTCGCCGGACTCGTCTACGGATTCGTCGTCTTCATGATCATCCCGCTGTACGCGGCCATGGAACGCATGGACACCTCGCTCATCGAGGCCGGACGCGATCTGTACGGAGGTCCTCTACGGACCTTCCTCTTCGTCACCGTCCCCGCCACCCGGCAGGGCGCGGCCGCCGGCTGCGTCCTCGTCTTCCTGCCCGCCATGGGTGACTTCGTCAGCGCCCAACTCATGGGAGGCCCCGACCAGATCATGATCGGCAACCTGATCCAGGACAAGTTCTTCCAGGGCCAGAACTGGCCGCTCGGCTCGGCCCTGACCATGCTGCTGATGGCGGTCCTGTTTCTCGGGATGCTCGGCTATCTGCGACGTACCCGCAAGGACGAGGCGGAGGCGGCCCGATGA
- a CDS encoding aminobutyraldehyde dehydrogenase, producing the protein MADTLENHIGGEDRPSVSGETMKLVDPSTGRVHGHAPRSGQADTDAACAAAAAAYTHWSTTTPATRQRALLAVADAIEAHADALTAAECGDTGKPPEQFRTEELPAIVDTVRYFAGAARNLPGAAAAEYTEGRTSLLRREPVGVCAQITPWNYPLMMAAWKVAPALAAGNTSVLKPADTTPSSSVLLARIAAAHLPLGVLNVVCGDRDTGRALTIHRSVALIAVTGSARAGQEIAAAAAAGLKRVHLELGGNAPVIVHDDVDIESTASTLAAVAFYNAGQDCTAPTRFLVHERIHDAFVAAFVAATRMLRVGRDLGPLNNATQLASVQALLTRVPTHAEVVTGGGHVPRPGFFHEPTVVVGVRQDDEIVQEEIFGPVVTVQPFIDEAEALHLADDVRFGLAASVWTRDHDRAMRATRALHTGIVWVNTHGTTVSEMPHGGVKHSGYGSDLSLSGLLDYTQVKHVML; encoded by the coding sequence GTGGCTGACACTCTGGAGAACCACATCGGGGGCGAGGACCGGCCGTCCGTCTCGGGCGAGACGATGAAGCTGGTCGATCCCTCAACCGGCCGGGTGCACGGCCACGCCCCGCGCTCCGGCCAGGCGGACACGGACGCCGCCTGCGCTGCTGCGGCAGCCGCGTACACGCACTGGTCCACCACCACCCCTGCCACCCGGCAACGCGCCCTGCTCGCCGTCGCGGACGCGATCGAGGCGCACGCGGACGCCTTGACCGCCGCGGAGTGCGGGGACACCGGGAAGCCACCGGAGCAGTTCCGGACCGAGGAGCTGCCCGCGATCGTCGACACCGTCCGCTACTTCGCCGGAGCGGCCCGGAACCTGCCCGGCGCCGCCGCGGCCGAGTACACCGAGGGCCGCACGTCACTGCTGCGCCGTGAACCCGTCGGCGTCTGCGCCCAGATCACCCCCTGGAACTACCCGCTGATGATGGCGGCGTGGAAGGTCGCCCCTGCCCTCGCCGCCGGCAACACCAGCGTCCTCAAGCCCGCCGACACCACCCCGTCCTCCTCCGTGCTGTTGGCCCGCATCGCGGCCGCCCATCTGCCCCTGGGCGTCCTCAACGTGGTCTGCGGCGACCGCGACACGGGCCGGGCCCTCACCATCCACCGTTCCGTCGCCCTGATCGCGGTCACGGGCAGCGCCCGCGCGGGCCAGGAGATCGCGGCCGCCGCGGCGGCGGGTCTGAAGCGGGTCCACCTGGAGCTCGGCGGCAACGCGCCCGTCATCGTCCATGACGACGTCGACATCGAGTCCACCGCGTCGACCCTCGCCGCGGTCGCCTTCTACAACGCCGGCCAGGACTGCACCGCCCCGACTCGGTTCCTGGTCCATGAACGGATCCACGACGCGTTCGTGGCGGCTTTTGTGGCGGCGACGCGAATGCTCCGCGTCGGGAGGGACCTGGGGCCGCTCAACAATGCAACGCAACTGGCTTCGGTCCAGGCCCTGTTGACCCGTGTGCCGACCCATGCCGAAGTCGTCACCGGCGGCGGGCATGTCCCGCGCCCGGGCTTCTTCCACGAGCCCACGGTGGTCGTCGGCGTGCGCCAGGACGACGAGATCGTCCAGGAGGAGATCTTCGGCCCGGTGGTGACCGTCCAGCCCTTCATCGACGAGGCCGAGGCCCTCCACCTCGCCGACGACGTCCGCTTCGGCCTCGCCGCGAGCGTCTGGACCAGGGACCACGACCGCGCGATGCGCGCGACGCGGGCGCTCCACACCGGGATCGTCTGGGTCAACACCCACGGCACGACGGTCTCCGAGATGCCCCATGGCGGAGTCAAACACTCCGGCTACGGCAGTGACCTCTCCTTGTCCGGCCTCTTGGACTACACGCAGGTCAAGCACGTCATGTTGTAG
- a CDS encoding NADH-ubiquinone oxidoreductase-F iron-sulfur binding region domain-containing protein, with protein MTTIRHPTAQSPGSVLGAAPEVTESAAAYRATGGYAEATGPEELLRHLEASGLRGRGGAGFPAAVKLRAVREQGGAPVVVANGEEGEPGSVKDRWLLRARPHLVLDGLAHAAAITGAVRGYVYLSDPEAGARVRRALTEHRSPLPVEVVETTHTYVAGEETAVVRRIDGGPALPTAKPPRPFEKGVGGAPTLVANVETLARIALTAARPGLRERIARTTLVTLSGGTTTAVLTEVPYGVPLRTLAALQGTPDAAGALMGGLFGGLVDARALDLPLEPHALAAAGTALGCGAIRFLAADTCPVSTAADAVGHLAAESARQCGVCVSGTAAIRDALDALAAGSAGPDTAAHLHRWSQGLPGRGACGLLDAAAGTAGSLLRAFPDLVPYHLDLPCAACAARPHTGAPGRLAVAVPAVTGAAASTAPGTPSRTPLPVLKGTP; from the coding sequence ATGACCACGATCCGCCACCCGACGGCGCAGTCCCCGGGATCCGTACTCGGAGCGGCGCCGGAGGTCACCGAGAGCGCCGCCGCCTACCGCGCGACCGGCGGGTACGCCGAAGCCACCGGCCCGGAGGAGCTGCTGCGTCACCTGGAAGCGTCCGGACTGCGCGGCCGCGGCGGGGCCGGCTTCCCGGCCGCCGTCAAGCTGCGCGCCGTACGCGAGCAGGGCGGCGCCCCGGTCGTCGTGGCCAACGGGGAGGAGGGCGAGCCCGGTTCGGTCAAGGACCGCTGGCTGTTGCGGGCCCGTCCCCACCTGGTCCTCGACGGCCTCGCCCACGCCGCCGCGATCACCGGCGCCGTACGCGGCTACGTCTACCTCTCGGACCCGGAAGCGGGCGCACGCGTCCGCCGGGCCCTCACCGAGCACCGTTCGCCCCTGCCCGTCGAGGTCGTGGAGACCACCCACACCTACGTCGCCGGCGAGGAGACCGCGGTCGTACGCAGGATCGACGGCGGCCCGGCCCTGCCCACCGCCAAACCGCCCCGCCCCTTCGAGAAGGGCGTCGGCGGTGCGCCGACCCTCGTCGCCAACGTCGAGACGCTCGCCCGGATCGCCCTGACGGCGGCCCGACCCGGTCTGCGCGAGCGGATCGCCCGGACCACCCTGGTCACGCTGTCCGGCGGGACCACGACCGCCGTGCTCACCGAAGTCCCGTACGGCGTCCCGCTGCGCACCCTCGCGGCGCTGCAGGGCACCCCGGACGCGGCCGGCGCACTCATGGGCGGGCTGTTCGGCGGACTCGTCGACGCCCGCGCCCTGGATCTCCCCCTCGAACCCCACGCCCTCGCCGCGGCCGGCACCGCGCTCGGCTGCGGAGCGATCCGCTTCCTCGCCGCCGACACCTGCCCGGTGTCCACCGCCGCCGACGCGGTCGGCCACCTCGCGGCCGAGAGCGCGCGCCAGTGCGGAGTCTGCGTGTCCGGTACGGCGGCGATCCGAGACGCACTGGACGCCCTCGCCGCGGGCTCGGCAGGACCCGACACCGCCGCCCACCTCCACCGGTGGTCGCAGGGACTGCCAGGGCGCGGCGCGTGCGGCCTGCTCGACGCAGCCGCGGGCACGGCCGGCAGCCTCTTGCGTGCCTTCCCCGACCTCGTCCCGTACCACCTCGACCTGCCGTGCGCCGCCTGTGCCGCACGCCCTCACACGGGCGCTCCGGGGCGACTCGCCGTGGCCGTACCCGCGGTCACGGGCGCGGCCGCTTCCACCGCCCCCGGCACCCCGTCCCGTACTCCGCTGCCCGTGCTGAAAGGAACGCCGTGA
- a CDS encoding spermidine/putrescine ABC transporter substrate-binding protein yields MSPEARSLSRRSLLRAGSAAALGLTAAGCGFSSADDRAGKAAEDKPIDVKVDGDLVYFNWADFVDPAVFAGFEKEYGVKVVQSNFDSMEGMVAKLNAGNRYDIVFPTAKWAERLTQGGRLRRIDHTRLKNAEAVFGTYDYFANPWYDPLSEHTVPFTMYKTGIGWRRDRLGDLTGSWEDLWNDQAKGKVFVLDDRDEVLGIGALKHHLRLTTESPDDLELVTDTLRSLRPRLRGFSSDSYNNLLNGNADMTQAWSGDMAAMLAQAKDPSVFGFEVAREGAPVNSDCYAIPADAQHPGTAMLFIDYMLRPENVKKNIEYIGYPMPVRGSEDTYAALVEPFPQCQVSTSDLKDDLFYRNGTAQGEKARDAAWTDVKAG; encoded by the coding sequence ATGTCCCCCGAGGCACGTTCCCTGTCCCGACGTTCACTGCTCCGCGCCGGCAGCGCCGCGGCCCTCGGCCTCACGGCGGCCGGCTGCGGATTCTCGTCCGCCGACGACCGGGCCGGAAAGGCGGCCGAGGACAAGCCGATCGACGTCAAGGTCGACGGCGACCTGGTCTATTTCAACTGGGCCGACTTCGTCGACCCCGCCGTCTTCGCGGGCTTCGAGAAGGAGTACGGCGTCAAGGTCGTCCAGTCGAACTTCGACTCGATGGAAGGCATGGTCGCCAAGCTCAACGCCGGTAACCGTTACGACATCGTCTTCCCCACCGCGAAGTGGGCCGAGCGCCTCACCCAGGGAGGCCGACTGCGCCGGATCGACCACACCCGGCTGAAGAACGCCGAGGCGGTGTTCGGCACTTACGACTACTTCGCCAACCCCTGGTACGACCCGCTGTCCGAGCACACGGTCCCCTTCACCATGTACAAGACCGGCATCGGCTGGCGCAGGGACCGGCTCGGCGATCTGACCGGATCCTGGGAAGACCTGTGGAACGACCAGGCCAAGGGCAAGGTCTTCGTCCTCGACGACCGCGACGAGGTGCTCGGCATCGGCGCGCTCAAGCACCACCTCCGTCTCACCACCGAAAGCCCCGACGACCTCGAACTCGTCACCGACACCCTCCGCTCGCTCCGTCCCCGGCTGCGCGGCTTCTCCAGTGACAGTTACAACAACCTCCTCAACGGCAACGCCGACATGACCCAGGCCTGGAGCGGGGACATGGCCGCCATGCTCGCCCAGGCGAAGGACCCGTCCGTCTTCGGATTCGAGGTCGCCCGGGAGGGTGCCCCCGTCAACTCCGACTGTTACGCCATCCCCGCCGACGCGCAGCACCCCGGCACCGCGATGCTCTTCATCGACTACATGCTCCGCCCGGAGAACGTGAAGAAGAACATCGAGTACATCGGCTACCCGATGCCGGTCCGCGGCAGTGAGGACACGTACGCCGCACTCGTGGAGCCCTTCCCCCAGTGTCAGGTGTCCACGTCCGACCTCAAGGACGACCTGTTCTACCGCAACGGCACCGCGCAGGGGGAGAAGGCCCGCGACGCCGCCTGGACCGATGTGAAGGCCGGCTGA
- a CDS encoding ferredoxin, with protein sequence MKLLLDSTLCQGYGLCQEHAPELVELDEWGYANVIALSVPPAAEDEARACAASCPNSALRLER encoded by the coding sequence GTGAAACTCCTGTTGGACTCCACCCTCTGCCAGGGCTACGGACTGTGCCAGGAACACGCACCCGAGCTCGTCGAACTCGACGAGTGGGGGTACGCGAACGTCATCGCCCTCTCCGTCCCGCCCGCCGCCGAGGACGAGGCGCGCGCCTGTGCGGCCAGCTGCCCCAACTCCGCCCTTCGACTGGAGCGTTGA
- a CDS encoding NAD(P)/FAD-dependent oxidoreductase has protein sequence MNHDVIVLGAGLAGLAAARDLAAGGADVLVVEARDRVGGRIEQAALPDGRLVQLGGEVVGRAHTAYIALTAELGLTLVPSYVAEPGDLVRATPEGISAGDPPHWFGPGDDACHAKVTAAFSALAGSVAPDDPWAHPDATALDRLSVGDWLRAQGATPAVVRLWEIGQLALADGSYERTSLLAALRKHAAVPGPGHYDYEAWEGLRVAEGSATVALRMAAELEGRVRTGAPVEAVAVRRTGGCTVRLMGGETLTAGAVVSALPVGPLRSVAVTGVSDERLASLHRQRHALAAKFTAAYARPFWRDRGLSGLSECEGLLGSTWPQSDGILSALVPPERYGVLLGIPGPLRTDELLADIGRLYGEEAHRPLATYLRLWGTDPWTQGYVTQWTPGDVMAVGPRHGTHEPPFYVCGSDQWVAGYMEGAVRTGRAAAEEALRRG, from the coding sequence ATGAACCACGACGTCATCGTGCTCGGCGCCGGGCTCGCCGGCCTCGCCGCCGCACGCGACCTCGCCGCGGGCGGAGCCGACGTCCTCGTCGTCGAGGCCCGCGACCGTGTCGGCGGACGGATCGAACAGGCAGCGCTGCCCGACGGCCGTCTCGTCCAGCTCGGCGGCGAGGTGGTCGGGCGGGCGCACACCGCGTACATCGCCCTCACCGCGGAGCTGGGCCTCACCCTCGTCCCCAGTTACGTCGCCGAGCCCGGCGACCTCGTCCGCGCCACCCCGGAAGGGATCTCCGCCGGGGACCCGCCTCACTGGTTCGGTCCCGGGGACGACGCCTGCCACGCGAAGGTCACCGCCGCCTTCTCCGCGCTCGCGGGCAGCGTCGCCCCCGATGACCCGTGGGCCCACCCGGACGCCACCGCCCTCGACCGGCTGTCGGTCGGCGACTGGCTGCGCGCACAGGGCGCGACCCCGGCGGTCGTACGTCTCTGGGAGATCGGCCAACTCGCCCTTGCCGACGGCTCGTACGAACGGACCTCCCTGCTCGCCGCCCTGCGCAAGCACGCGGCCGTGCCCGGACCCGGGCACTACGACTACGAGGCGTGGGAGGGACTGCGCGTGGCCGAGGGATCGGCGACGGTCGCCCTGCGTATGGCGGCGGAGCTCGAGGGCCGGGTACGCACGGGTGCCCCCGTCGAGGCTGTGGCGGTCCGCAGGACCGGTGGCTGCACGGTCCGCCTCATGGGTGGCGAGACCCTGACGGCGGGCGCCGTCGTCAGCGCCCTCCCCGTCGGCCCGCTCCGCTCGGTCGCCGTCACCGGCGTGAGCGACGAGCGCCTCGCCTCGCTCCACCGCCAACGCCATGCCCTCGCCGCCAAGTTCACCGCCGCTTACGCCCGCCCGTTCTGGCGCGACCGCGGCCTCAGCGGCCTCTCGGAATGCGAAGGGCTCCTCGGCAGCACCTGGCCGCAGAGCGACGGCATCCTCTCGGCCCTGGTCCCACCGGAACGCTACGGCGTCCTGCTCGGTATCCCCGGCCCGCTGCGGACGGACGAACTCCTCGCCGACATCGGCCGTCTCTACGGCGAGGAGGCGCACCGGCCGCTCGCCACCTACCTGCGGCTGTGGGGCACCGACCCGTGGACCCAGGGGTACGTCACCCAGTGGACGCCCGGCGACGTCATGGCCGTCGGCCCCCGGCACGGTACACACGAACCGCCCTTCTACGTCTGCGGCTCCGACCAATGGGTGGCCGGCTACATGGAAGGCGCGGTCCGCACCGGGCGCGCCGCTGCCGAGGAGGCGCTGCGCCGTGGCTGA
- a CDS encoding ABC transporter ATP-binding protein codes for MQDPHPHPAVRLDRVSKQYAGAPAATHASPDTSAHAYAVRDISLDIAPGEFFSLLGPSGCGKTTLLRMIGGFADPTEGSVLLGGEDVTGLPPNKRNVNTVFQSYALFDHLSLADNVAFGLKRKGIPRAEIRQRVADMLDLVQLGGIADRKPPTLSGGQRQRVALARALVNRPQVLLLDEPLAALDLKLRRRMQVELKQIQREVGITFLFVTHDQDEALTMSDRLAVMNEGRIEQCGTPEDVYERPSSSFTASFLGTSNLVPGIYRSGEVVLDQGPALPVGTRTGVADGSRVSLSIRPEKIWLSDFEAGMAQVTGVVRETVYSGPTTTYLIELAPGITVHVLEQNTFRSRMEDRWSGGEQVEIGWKPEHCLVLD; via the coding sequence ATGCAGGATCCGCACCCGCACCCCGCCGTCCGGCTCGACCGGGTCAGCAAGCAGTACGCCGGCGCGCCCGCCGCCACCCATGCCTCGCCTGACACCTCCGCACACGCCTACGCCGTCCGTGACATCAGCCTCGACATCGCCCCGGGCGAGTTCTTCTCCCTCCTCGGCCCCTCCGGCTGCGGCAAGACGACCCTGCTCCGCATGATCGGCGGCTTCGCCGACCCCACCGAAGGCAGCGTCCTGCTCGGCGGCGAGGACGTGACCGGCCTCCCGCCCAACAAGCGCAATGTCAACACCGTCTTCCAGAGCTACGCCCTCTTCGACCACCTCTCGCTTGCGGACAACGTGGCCTTCGGCCTCAAGCGCAAGGGCATCCCCCGCGCCGAGATCCGCCAACGGGTCGCCGACATGCTCGATCTCGTCCAGCTCGGCGGTATTGCCGACCGCAAGCCGCCCACGCTCTCGGGCGGTCAACGGCAGCGCGTCGCCCTCGCCCGCGCCCTGGTCAACCGGCCTCAGGTCCTGCTGCTCGACGAGCCGCTCGCCGCCCTCGACCTGAAGCTCCGTCGCCGGATGCAGGTCGAGCTCAAGCAGATCCAGCGCGAGGTCGGCATCACCTTCCTGTTCGTCACCCACGACCAGGACGAGGCGCTGACCATGTCGGACCGCCTCGCGGTCATGAACGAGGGCCGCATCGAGCAGTGCGGCACGCCGGAGGACGTGTACGAGCGGCCTTCGAGCAGCTTCACCGCCTCCTTCCTGGGCACCTCCAACCTCGTCCCCGGCATCTATCGCTCCGGCGAGGTCGTGCTCGACCAGGGCCCCGCTCTGCCCGTCGGCACCCGCACCGGCGTCGCCGACGGCAGCCGGGTCAGCCTCTCCATCCGCCCCGAGAAGATCTGGCTCTCCGACTTCGAAGCGGGCATGGCCCAGGTCACCGGCGTCGTACGGGAGACCGTCTACTCCGGCCCGACCACCACCTATCTCATCGAACTGGCCCCTGGCATCACCGTGCACGTACTGGAGCAGAACACCTTCCGCTCGCGTATGGAGGACCGCTGGAGCGGCGGCGAGCAGGTCGAGATCGGCTGGAAGCCGGAACACTGCCTGGTCCTCGACTGA
- a CDS encoding ABC transporter permease produces MTRDVPPANATADARLDGPANAPSDPQPALANAPSDPQPDPLAGPPTELPVTPPTPPPVRRRRAARRGAERRPRFAIAVTAVFFALLYLPVGVVVLFSFNSQKSLTVFEDVSLRWYGAFLRDDVLLDSLGMSLRVSLAAMAGSLILGVALALGLVRSRGRLGSFAGLVMLVPLITPEIVTGVAAMLLFKGLGITLSTTTVMLAEITFSISYVTVILRSRIAALNPEIEEAAMDLGATRRQALRLVTLPALLPSILASAVLIFALVFDDFVLAYFTTGVDPQPLSVRIYSAIRFGVQPTINAVGTLMLAGSIGLIVLALAIPRLFGRRGGLDLLSGN; encoded by the coding sequence ATGACCCGAGATGTTCCCCCGGCGAACGCCACGGCGGACGCGCGGCTCGACGGCCCGGCGAACGCCCCGTCGGACCCGCAGCCCGCCCTGGCGAACGCCCCGTCGGACCCGCAGCCGGACCCGCTGGCCGGACCCCCGACGGAGCTTCCGGTCACGCCCCCCACCCCTCCCCCCGTCCGCCGAAGGCGCGCGGCGCGCCGCGGAGCCGAACGCCGGCCCCGCTTCGCCATCGCGGTCACCGCGGTCTTCTTCGCCCTCCTCTACCTCCCCGTCGGCGTCGTCGTCCTCTTCTCCTTCAACTCGCAGAAGTCCCTCACCGTCTTCGAGGACGTCAGCCTCCGCTGGTACGGGGCGTTCCTCCGCGACGATGTGCTCCTCGACTCGCTGGGGATGAGCCTGCGTGTCTCCCTCGCCGCCATGGCCGGCTCGCTGATCCTCGGAGTGGCGCTGGCGCTCGGTCTGGTCCGCAGCCGCGGCCGACTCGGTTCCTTCGCCGGTCTGGTCATGCTCGTGCCGCTGATCACCCCGGAGATCGTCACCGGTGTCGCCGCGATGCTCCTGTTCAAGGGCCTGGGCATCACGTTGTCCACCACGACCGTGATGCTCGCCGAGATCACGTTCTCCATCTCCTACGTGACGGTGATCCTGCGCTCGCGCATCGCCGCTCTCAACCCGGAGATCGAGGAGGCCGCGATGGACCTCGGCGCCACCCGCCGGCAGGCATTGCGCCTCGTCACCCTGCCCGCGCTGCTCCCCAGCATCCTCGCCTCCGCGGTCCTGATCTTCGCCCTCGTCTTCGACGACTTCGTCCTCGCCTACTTCACCACCGGCGTCGACCCACAGCCCCTGTCGGTCCGCATCTACTCGGCGATCAGGTTCGGCGTCCAGCCCACCATCAACGCCGTCGGCACCCTCATGCTGGCCGGCTCCATCGGACTCATCGTCCTCGCGCTCGCCATCCCGCGCCTGTTCGGCCGACGCGGCGGCCTCGACCTGCTCTCCGGGAATTGA
- a CDS encoding SRPBCC family protein gives MQSRAPETPLSPPGREPSSQNAPAHVASAEGTPTLASPPQASAPLASPSEASPTQDAPGRSAPGRNTSDQDVPAPALSARYYTDPDAAAAEMRHVFAKSWQVVCHESDLPNPGARLAAKVADREVLVVRTEDSGLAAHLNVCRHRGTRLVTDPEPAGKAIRCPYHGWTYRLDGSLVGAPEARQIPCLDKPRLGLFPARVESFLGFVFVNLDLDAVPLAEQCAGLAEAVGHYAGADLVPVGRDRIHDLAGAEVQDANWKVAVDNYLEGYHVPVAHPGLMRLLDYQGYSCEIEESYVLFTSPLRDKPSSNWAERLYQRIAAPMPGLGEADRRVWRYAVIYPNTLIDFYPDHVLAWTAIPTATERVAVPGGFYTRRGTSLRTRLARRLNIHIGWITNDEDAELVARVQQGLSTPGFEPGPLSRRESAVGWFAERIRADLDAADG, from the coding sequence ATGCAATCCAGAGCCCCCGAAACACCGCTCAGCCCGCCCGGCCGGGAGCCGTCCAGCCAGAACGCTCCGGCCCACGTAGCTTCCGCCGAGGGCACCCCCACCTTGGCCTCCCCGCCGCAGGCCTCCGCGCCCCTGGCCTCCCCCTCCGAGGCCTCCCCCACCCAAGACGCACCAGGTCGGAGCGCCCCGGGCCGGAACACGTCCGACCAAGACGTCCCCGCGCCCGCACTCTCCGCCCGGTACTACACCGACCCCGACGCCGCGGCCGCGGAGATGCGGCATGTCTTCGCCAAGTCCTGGCAGGTCGTCTGTCACGAATCCGACCTGCCGAACCCCGGAGCCCGGCTCGCCGCCAAGGTCGCGGACCGGGAGGTCCTGGTCGTCCGCACCGAGGACAGCGGCCTGGCCGCCCACCTCAACGTGTGCCGCCACCGCGGAACGCGCCTGGTCACCGACCCCGAACCGGCCGGCAAGGCGATCCGCTGCCCGTACCACGGCTGGACGTACCGACTCGACGGAAGCCTGGTCGGAGCCCCGGAGGCTCGGCAGATCCCCTGCCTCGACAAGCCCCGTCTCGGTCTCTTCCCGGCCCGCGTCGAGTCCTTCCTCGGCTTCGTCTTCGTCAACCTCGACCTCGACGCCGTGCCGCTCGCAGAACAGTGCGCGGGACTCGCCGAGGCGGTCGGCCACTACGCCGGAGCCGACCTGGTGCCGGTCGGCCGCGACCGGATCCACGACCTCGCCGGCGCCGAAGTGCAGGACGCCAACTGGAAGGTGGCGGTCGACAACTACCTGGAGGGGTACCACGTCCCGGTCGCGCACCCCGGTCTGATGCGGCTGCTCGACTACCAGGGCTACAGCTGCGAAATCGAGGAGTCCTACGTTCTCTTCACCTCGCCCCTAAGGGACAAGCCGTCCTCGAACTGGGCCGAACGCCTCTACCAACGCATCGCCGCACCCATGCCCGGCCTCGGCGAGGCCGACCGACGGGTCTGGCGGTACGCGGTGATCTACCCCAACACCCTCATCGACTTCTACCCCGACCACGTCCTGGCCTGGACCGCGATCCCGACGGCGACGGAACGCGTGGCCGTACCAGGCGGGTTCTACACCCGCCGCGGCACGAGCCTGCGCACCCGGCTCGCCCGACGCCTCAACATCCACATCGGCTGGATCACCAACGACGAGGACGCCGAACTGGTCGCCCGCGTCCAACAGGGGCTCTCCACCCCCGGGTTCGAGCCCGGTCCGCTGTCGCGTCGCGAGTCGGCGGTGGGTTGGTTCGCCGAGCGCATCCGGGCGGATCTCGACGCAGCGGACGGGTGA